CATGTTTGAAGATTTATCCGACTGTGTCAATATTCAGGCAGTAAAAGAATCCACAAGAGATATCACAAATGTCACCAGAATGATAAATAATTTCGGAGACAGATATAAAATTCTTTGTGGAGTAGATACAATGGCAATGGAAGAATTATTGATGGGGGCATCCGGATGGGTTGCGGGTCTGGTTTGTGCTTTTCCTTCAGAAACAGTCACTATCTACAGATTGATTCAGGATGGCCGCCTTAAAGAAGCGAAGGAGTTATACAGATGGTTTATGCCCCTACTGGAATTGGACATTCATACTAAGTTAGTGCAATATATAAAATTGGCAGAAAAATATTGTGGTATAGGTACGGAATATGTAAGGGAACCAAGATTAACCTTAATAGGTGAAGAACGGAATACCATAGAAGCCAATATTAAAAGAGCGATTAGCGCCCGACCGAATCTTGCACTTTATTATTCAGATCAAAAATGAAAAATAAAAGATGATTAATGAATTGAATAAAATAATGGATAAGGCAAGAAAAGCCTTTGAAAGTTATCAATATGTCAGTGGTGCGGAAAAGAAACTTTTTTTATATGCGATAGCAGAGGGGCTTGAGCAGGAAGGGGATAGTCTTTTGAATACATGTTCCATTGAAACAAATTTACCTACAGCTCGTTTTGCCGGTGAAAGAGCAAGAACTTGTGCACAGTTGAGAGCTTTCGGAGACTTAGTGGGAGAAGGAAGCTGGGTGGAGGCAGTAATTGATACTACTCAAAACGATAGAAAACCTATCCCAAAGCCCGATATGCGCAAAATGTTGACATCGTTAGGTCCTGTTGTGGTTTTTGGGGCAAGTAATTTTCCATTAGCTTATTCTACAGCCGGAGGGGATACCGCTTCAGCATTAGCGGCTGGTTGTCCGGTTATTGTAAAGGGGCACCCTTCACACCCGTTAACATCTGCAATAGTATCAGATATTATTATAAAGGCTGGATTAGACACCGGAATGCCCCCGCATGTTTTTCAGCATGTTGAGAGTTCGTCTTACGAAATAGGCAAGATTCTCGTACAACATCCGACTACCGCAGGAGTTGCCTTCACCGGTAGTCTTATCGGAGGAAGGGCTATTTATGATTATGCATCACAGAGAGAAGTGCCGATTCCAGTGTTTACAGAAATGGGGAGCACCAATCCGGTTGTTTTTTTGAAAGAAATTTTAAAATCAAAAGCAGCAGAACTTGCCAGAATGTATGCCGCTTCCATAACAATCGGAGTAGGTCAATTTTGTACCAATCCAGGGATATTAATAGGTTTAAGAAGTAGTGCCTTCAATCATTTTACAAGTTTACTTGCGTTGGAATTATCTCAAATATCCCATTATAAGATGTTGCATATGGGGATATACCAGAATTATATGCACAGTCTGGAAAAAGTCTTATTTGAAAAAGGAGTAGAAACTATTTACCATGCCCATGAACAGGAAGAATTAAAAGCCAGCCCGGTCTTAGTCAGAGTATCTGCTGAGAACTTTTTACAGAATCCCAATCTAAGACATGAAGTTTTTGGCCCGTTTTCCATCATTGTGGTTTGTGATAATGAAAATCAGATTCTTCAGGTGAGAGAGGCGGTAACCGGTCAACTGACAACGACTATTATGGGAACAGATCATGATTTGGAGTCTCATCTGGAATTAATAAAAAGTGCCAGAAATATTGCAGGCAGAATAGTATTTAATAATATTCCAACGGGAGTAGAAGTGGGTCATGCAACCGTTCATGGTGGTCCTTACCCCGCTACCACAGATAGTAGATTTACATCCGTGGGTATGGATGCAATTAAGAGATGGGTGAGACCGGTTTGCTGGCAGGATTGTCCGGACATCTATCTGCCCGATGAACTAAAGAATGGTAATCCTTTAGGTATTTTGCGTAAAATTGACGGTGATTTCCACAGAAATCCTTTGTTGGATGTATAAAAAAAGATTTTTTTGTATTGATGCACATACTTGTGGTAATCCTGTCAGGTTAGTAGCCGGTGGAGCCCCGGAATTGTGTGAGGGAAATATCAGGGAAAAAAGATTGCATTTTATCCGGGAATTTGACTGGATCAGAAAGAGTCTGATGTTTGAGCCACGAGGACATGACATGATGAGTGGAAGTATTCTTTATCCTCCTTATCATTTAGAAAATGATGTTTCCGTTTTATTCATTGAGACAAGTGGATGCCTGCCTATGTGCGGACATGGAACAATCGGGACGATTACAATTGCCATTGAAGAAGGGTTAATCCGTCCTAAATCTCCGGGAATTGTAAAGATGGAAACACCTGCAGGATTGATAGATATTCAGTATAAGCTTTCACCTAATGGAAAGGTAAGCAGTGTGAAACTAAAGAACGTACCCTCATTTTTGTACAAAGAAAATCTTGAAATAGAGTGCAAAGACCTTGGAAGATTAACAGTGGATGTTGCTTTCGGAGGGAACTTTTATGCTATAGTAGATCCACAGTCAAATTTTGGCGGTATTGAGAAGTATAGTGCTGATAAACTCATTGTCTGGGGCAGAGAAATTCGGGAAGATCTAAATAAAAGATATAGCTTTCAACACCCTGAAATAGAGGAAATTAATTGGTGTAGCCATGTTCTTTGGACAGGAAGCTGTTTAGATGAGACATCAACAGCCAGAAATGCTGTATTCTATGGGGATAAAGCTATTGACAGATCTCCATGTGGCACCGGAACATCTGCAAGAATGGCACAATGGTATGCCAAAGGAAAGCTTAAGTCCGGTGATCTGTTCATACATGAAAGTTATATAGGCAGTAAATTTACAGGGACGATAGAAGGAACTATCCATATCGGAGGATATAAAGCCATTATACCGGGCATTGAAGGATGGGCAAAAATTTACGGATATAATTCCATTATCGTTGACCCTGCTGACGATCCATATGCAGGTGGATTTCAGGTCTTATAAGAGACAATCCAAGACTTCACATAAAATTAATCCTAATTATTTTTAAATTCAGGCTTCAGAAGTTGAACTACTTTTCCTTTTACCGAAATATTTGGAGTTTACAATCAAAAGGCCGAACGATTCACCTGCTTCTTTTTGTGTTTTGGCGTGATGAGCACCATGCGCTCTCAGAATAGCACGGCTGTATTTACTGTCCAATTGTCTGAACCATTTAAATCTCTGGTGTATATAAACATCATGAATCAGAAAATAAATCAATCCGTAAATAGCAATCCCTACACCTATAAAGAATAACCAACTTACTGATGTATACAAGGTGCCAAATATAAAACACATCATACTTGGAATAGCAAAGACAAGAAAAAACAAGTCATTTTTTTCAAAGAAACCATCCTTTTCATAATGGGGTTTATGATGATCTTCATGCCATATCCATAGCCATCCATGCATGAGATATTTGTGCGCAGCCCATGCCACAAATTCCATTACTAAAACAGTAGAAATCACAATAAGAATATTTAACCACATATCAGACGTATTAATTTATCAATAAACAACACTCATTGCGAAGTGTTTTTTCAAACAAAAAAAACCAACTCCCAATGCAAGGTGCTGGTTTTTTGATATGACAAAATCCGGTAAAACTTGATTAAAAAGAGAATAATTATTTATTTTCTATCTCTTTCATATTTTGTTTTACTTCGGTTTCGATGTTTGCTTTTGCATTGTTAAATTCACGAATACCACTTCCAAGACCACGCATTAATTCAGGGATTTTTTTACCACCAAAAAAAACTAAAATAATCATTCCGATGACTATCAATTCCTGAGGACCGAGACCAAAAATAAGGTTGAACATTTTTATTTTTTTAAATTATTGCAAAGATACGACATTCGTATTAGGCTAACAACAGTATTTTGTTAAATATAGTGTAAATCCGTATAAAATTACTTCTTGAGACCTATTTCCCTTAATCTTTCGTCGAGATATTCCCCTGCAGTGATAGGAGTATAAGCTAATGGCCTTTCAGCAGTTATGGTTGAATCCAAACAGGTCAGATCCATTTTACTTTTTGGATGCAGGAAAAAAGGTATGGACAATCTGGGTACATGCCATTGTTCTTTGGGCGGATTGACTACTCTATGGGTCGTAGATATAAGATAATTATTTGTTAGTCGCTGAAGCATATCACCCACATTGATTACAATCTCTCCATCTTCCGGCAGGATATCAAGCCATTCCTGATCTGAAGTCAGTAATTGAAGTCCTCCGGCGGAAGCACCTACAAGTAGGGTAATCAGATTGATGTCTTCGTGTTGCTCTGCTCTGATTGCTGAAGCAGGCTCGGCGGTGATAGGCGGATAGTGAATAGATCTAAGAATGCTGTTCCCATCTTTGGTTTTATCATCAAAATAGTGTTCTTCTAAATTCAGGTACAAAGCAATTGCTCTTAAAAGATGTCCGCCTGCTTCTTCAAAGGCTTTGTACAGTTGTCTGCCCTGTTCAAAAAATTCGGGTGTTTCGGTTACATTTACATTATCCGGATATTCAGATTTCAAAGGATGGTCATCTGACACAAACTGCCCAATCTGAAAAAATTCTTTTAAATCTGCTACTTTTGATTGTTTGGCGTGTTCTTTACCAAAAGATGTATAACCTCTTTGTCCTGCAAGTCCTGAGACTTCATATTTGGATTTAATAGATACCGGCAATGAAAAAAATCTTTTGGAAGCATCATAAAATGCATCAATTTTTTCTTTAGGAATACCATGATTTATTACACCCACAAATCCTACCTCATGAAATGCTCTGCCGATCTGATTCACAAATTCTGTTCTATCTTCCTCATTTCCGTTTACAAATTTTGATAAATCTACCAACGGTATTGATCTTTTGGTCATATTTAATATTTTATTTGATTTTTAATATTAATATTACAAAAGCAAATTTTGTTCCATTTTGCCCAAACTCTTTAAACAGGTAAAATTAACCTTTATAAAAGATCCATCTGGAAAGCTCTTTGAAGCTGGCTTTTTTACCGTACATTAATATACCAACTCTGTAAATTCTTCCGGCTAGTCCTACCAAAAGAATCACAAATATCACCAATGAAACCATTGACACAACAATTTGCCACCATGGCGGATCAAAAGGTAATCTAACCGGCATCACAATGGACGATAATAAAGGTATCATTGAAGCCCAAACAGCCAGACTGCTATCGGGCGCATTTACCGCACTGAATCCGATGTAAACTGCTAAAATCAATGGCATCATCACAGGTAATGTCAAGGATTGTGCTTCATTGATATCTTCACCCACTGCTGAACCCACTGCTGCAAATAATGCTGAATAAGCAAAATATCCCCCAAAAAAATAGAACAGGGTGATAGGTAAAATTTTGTACCAGTTCATCAACTTTATTTCAGCAATTACAGCGAAAATTTTATCCTGTGCTGTCGCCATTTCATCCATTCCGACGCCTCCGGTATTCATAGCGGCCATATTACCCGCATCGAGACCAAAGAAAGCTGTTCCGACGATAAAAATAAGCGGAAGCAAAATCATCCAGATTCCTATCTGTGTAAGCCCAACTAATCCGACTCCCAACACTTTTCCCATCATGAGCTCAAAAGGTTTGACTGATGAAATGAGCACTTCAATAATTCTGTTTATTTTCTCTTCCATTACGGACCGCATCACCTGACTACCATACAGGACAATAATAAAAAACATAGCATAACCAACCACTCCGCCGATAATAGAACTTACAATCGTGGTCAATGAACTGATTTTCTTTTCTTTTTTTATTGTAAATGGATCCATGGTGACATCTGTATCCAGGTTTGCCAGGGTGCTTTCATCAATATCCGCTTTCTTCAGTTTGTAATTTCTGATTCTTTTACTGACGGCAGATTCTATAGAAACACTTTCTTCCATTCCGAGTTGGTCGTCAGAATGGTATTTAAATTTATATTTTCTGATATTGGGGTCATCAATGGGTAATACTTCCACAATGCCGTTTATTTCACCCTTGAGATATTTTTCTTTCAGAATATCAATACTTTCATCTGAAAACTGGTAAACCAGATTCTTTTTTGATTCGATAGCCCCGTCCATCAAACCCGAAGGATCAGAAACAGCAATTGTTTTTACCTTGTCCGAACCACGACTCATAATGAAACCAAGTACAACAAAAAATAATAAAAAACCAATGGGTGTCAATAAGGTCGTCAGAATAAAAGTTTTATTTTTTACTCTTGTGAGATATTCTCTTTTTGTTACAAGCCAGATTTTATTCATTACTATCACCTACTTTTTTTATAAAAATTTCATTAAGCGAAGGAAGTATTTCATTGAATCGATTGATTTCTATATTTCTTTCCATTAATGTTTTCAACAGATAATTGGGTGTAAAGCCTTCATGAAGTCGGACAATTATTTCTTTCTGATTATCTTCAATTATGTCAAAACCTTCCTGATTTATATCTGAAGGTAAATTGCCGTCAAAACTAAATCTGAACAGATTTTCTTTATAATTTCGCTTAATATCGCCAACATCCCCATTCAAAATTATTTTTCCTTTATTGATCAGAACAATATCGTCACATAATTCTTCTACCTGTTCCATTCGATGTGTTGAAAATAAAATACTGGCACCCTTGGATTTTAGTTCCTGTATTTCATCTTTTATCAGATTTGTATTGATCGGATCCAGACCGGAGAAAGGTTCATCTAGGATTATAAGTTTAGGATCGTGCACGACAGTTGTGATAAATTGTACTTTTTGTTGCATTCCCTTGGAAAGGTCCTGAATTTTTTTCTTCCACCAACTCAGGATTTCAAATTTCTCCATCCAAACTTTAATTTTTTGAAGAGCATCTTTGGAATCCATTCCTTTGAGTTGTGCAAGGTATAAAAGCTGTTCGCCAACTTCCATTTTTTTGTACAATCCTCTTTCTTCCGGCATATAACCAATTTCATTCGGGTGTAAATGATTAAGTGGTTCTCCGTTCAGGAAAACCTGCCCGGAATCAGCAGCCGTGATTGTTGTAATTATTCTGATAAGCGATGTTTTACCTGCTCCATTCGGGCCAAGGAGCCCAAATATTGTACCTCTTTCTACATCAAAACTTACATCATCTACTGCGGTATGATTGTGGTATTTCTTTACAACATTTTTTAAGGACAGTACTTTCATAATTCTAATTTGGAGAGCACAAATATATGTTTTTTTGATTTAAAGCCAAATATCAAATCTATAAACGCTGTGAAATAACGGATAAAAACAGACTATTATGTAGATTTAATAAATTGCTTTTGGATATTACTTTCAATATATCCGGTGACAATCAGGTATTGTGCTAACATATAGCTGCCCATCACTAAGTAGTTGTGAGCAGGTAGTGGTTGGACAAATTTTCCGTAAGCAAGAAGTAAGTCAGAAATTACAAATAATGCCACTCCAGCCACTACCCAAAAATATGCAGCTAACTCTTTCTTTCGACTTAATGCAGCCACTGCCATTACTGAAATAGCGACAGTATAAGCCATAACAGGAGTTACCATTGAGTCGAGGTGTGGCCATAGTACAAACATTAGAATACTTGTAAGGATAATCATTATAACCACAGGTAATAAAATGTCTTTTATGTGCCGGGAGCGTTGTGACCAAAAAGTACCAGCATAAAGTAGTTGCATGAGTAAAAAAGAAAATAATCCGATAAGAAAAAACTCATCCGAAGTGAAAAGTAAAAAAGCATCTCCCAATAATGCACAAATTAATGCCAGTATAAAACTGTTATTCTGGTTCCGCTCTTTAGAAATATAAAGTGCAATCAATGCACCCATTATTAAAGGCTTAGCAACGATCCGGTAATCTGTAATATGCGAAAGGGAAATAAAATTAAAGGCTACCACGAAAATATAAAAGATGTTGAAATATTTGTATTTTGAAAAATACATATGCATTTATTTAATGCACAATTTACGATGCTTTATTATTTTTCCAAATTTTCATGAGAATTGTAACAAGATAGAAATTTTTTTGACAGGTCACTAATTAAACTGGTCTCTCAAAACGATGTACTTTTCAAATTTTTATTTAAAATAAAGTTGTTCGTAATTAAAAAACATGATATTACAAAGTGCACATAATCAACATTTTACAACTTTATTTTGTTAAAGTTATAAAACATTAATAAAAAAACACACAAAAAAAAATAAAAAAGTGATATTTCCGTGCAGCGAAATTAAAACATAAGGCATCTAAATAGAGATACACCTAAGTATCTAAATTGATATTCTTTTTCATTTTTTAATGGAAAAAATCTTTAGCGAAGACAAAGAAGCCCTCTGAAAGCAGGGGGCTTTTTGTATTTTAATAGGATAGACAGGTTTTAAGTACAAAAGTTTAATTGTCAGGATTTCAACTATTCCGTTTCAATAACCTTTTCTATTTATATTCTGATTATCGAGCCCGGGTTTATCAGAACTTCTTCTGTAAAATTATTTAACTTCATCAGTTCATCCAATGTCATATTATTAACTCTGGCTGCGTCGGAAAGTGATTCTTTTCTACCTAATTTATAAAATTTGCTTTCAGAACTGCTGTAAACCATTGATGACTTCATCTGATCAATAAAATCAGCAGTTTTGAATTTGTCTCTGATCATCAGTATTCTATTATCCAAAAAGGAAGCTGAAGCAATCATGTTATGAGAATCTGAAGAATTAAGGCGTCCGAAATTATAATTACCCGGTAAATACACCAGATATTCGGGGGCGCTGTATTTATCAATGAAAGAAAACATTTTAGATTCCGGCAATGTGAGATAATATTGACCATCTTTGGATGCTGGTATATGATCCTTTAAAAACATAGGGTTTAATAGCTGAATAGTTTCCAATGAAAGATCAAATTCCTTACTCAGTTCTTTAAAATGAATTTTATCAAAAACTTTAACAGAGGAAACCATTTTAATTTCATCCGGTGGAGTAGTAGGTGTTAACTGATGAATATGATAATACGTCATCATATAAGATGCAGCGATGAATTTTGGGATGTAATACTGAGTTTCTTTAGGCAAGTATTTTCGTATTTTCCAATAATTGGTTTCACCTCCCGCTTTATTAATAGCTTTTGCTACGTTGCCGGTGCCACAGTTATAAGCAGCCAATGCTAATGTCCAGTCACCGTATTTTTCATAAAGAACGGTCAAATAATCCAATGCTTTTTCAGTAGATATATAGACATCTCTACGTTCATCAATTGTTTTATCAATTGTCATTCCGAAGATGAGAGCTGTACCTTTCATAAATTGCCACAAACCTGTTGCTCCTTGTCTGGAAACTGCCGCAGGCTTTAATGCAGATTCAATAACAGCAATATATTTTAATTCATCCGGTAAGTTTCTTTCGCGGAGTAAATTTTCGATAATAGGAAAATATAGAGAGGTTCTGCCAAGAATTACTTCGCTTTCTCTTTTTCTTCTGAATACCATAAGGTCTATTTGTTCGGTAACTTCTTCTGTTATTCGAAGCTCAATAACTGTATTCAGGTTTTCTACTCTTTTAAGATAGTCATCATTTCTGAGGGAGACGACATTAAAAGCCTGAACGGCTATAGCTAAAAGAGTAAAAACACAGAATAAGCCAATTTTTTTGGTCTTCAATATGTTTGTATTCATGATTTAATTTTAAAACCGGTTGGTTGGATAAAGTTATTTAAAAATTTCAAATTATATGAAATTACGTAAATAATTATCTGATTTTTCTGTTGCGGGGACAAAGATAAGCTAAAACAACCATCAAAGTCAAGTTGATGTGTTACGTTAAGTTATCATTTATAAAACATTAACAATCAAGAACTATGCCATTCTTTCCAATTTTCGCAAAATTCCAGAAGCTTTTTGTCATTTTTTGAATCAGCATAAAGTTGTATACCAAATGGCATAGACAACCGATTTTTGCCTGATGGTATAGACACAGCAGCTACTCCTGTGAGGTTGGCTAAAACAGTATATATATCAGATAAGTATATTTCTAACGGATCCGTAGGTTTTTCATCTGTTTTCCATGCTGATCGGGGCGAGGTGGGTAAAATTATAAAATCAAATTTCTTAAAAATATCCGAAATTTGATCCCGTAGTAATCTTCTTACCTGTTGTGCTTTCGTAAAATATGCATCGTAATATGAAGCACTGAGTACAAAGGAGCCTAAAATAATTCGTTTTTTTACTTCTCTTCCAAAACCTTCAGTCCGGCTGAATTTATACATCGTATCCGGACTGTCTGAATTCAAAGAGCGATGCCCAAATCTGACACCATCATATCTGCTGAGATTGGATGATGCTTCAGCCGTAGTAAGTATGTAGTAGCAGGGTATCAGATATTCCATCATCGGAAATTCTATTTCTTCAACATAACAACCTAAATTTTTCAGTTCATTTATATTATCCAGAATGCCGGAATTAATTTCAGGTTCGGTTTTATGGTTGTCAAGGATATCTTTGAAATAAGCGATTTTTATTTTAGAAAAATCAATGCTTTCTTCAAACCCAGGTTGTTCAGGATATAAACCTGATTGAAACATCGTAGCGTCTTTATGGTCTTTGACAGAAATGACTTTCATTATTGTGTGAATGTCCTGAGGGTTATAGCCTAAAATTCCGAGTTGATCAAATGAAGAAGCATAAGCTATCAGTCCATATCTCGATACCATTCCATAAGATGGTTTAAATCCCCAAACCCCGCACATAGCTGCCGGCTGTCTCACGGAGCCACCTGTATCCGTACCTAAAGCAATCTGACAGGTGTACATCTGTAAAGAAACGGCTGCTCCTCCACTGGAGCCTCCGGAAATCCTGTCCGGATCAGCACCATTTTTAACGGGACCGGCAATACTGTTTGTATTTGCTGAACCCATTCCAAATTCATCACAATTGGTACGTCCAATAATGATGGCATCTTCTAATAAAATTTGTTCTATTGCAAATGCATCAATCTGGCTTTCAAAACCCTTTAAAATTCCGGAAGCTGCACTGATTTGATGATTTTTTTGGCAGATCATGTCTTTTACTGAAACAACACAACCAAACAATTTGCCTAAAGAAGTTGGATTTTGAGCTATTTTAAAATCTGTTTCTCTGGCTTTTGCGAGGGCTTCTTCAGCATATATTTCTACATAGGCATTCAGATGAGCTGAAAAGTGAATATTGTCTAAGTATGTTTTGACCATTTCCACTGTACTGATTTTTTTATCGATCAGTAATTGTTGTATTTCTTTCAGTGAATGATCTTTCATTAATCTTATTGTATGAATATCTTAAAAGTTAGTGTGGTAAAAAGGGAGTTTTTGACTTAGAAATTTATTTTTTTTGTTCTTTGTCTTTGTTGATAACTTCCTGTATCTGAAAGGTTTTCAGATTTTTTCCGATGATTTTTCGCTCTTTATTGATGACATAAATTTCCGGGGTGATATCCACAAAGTATTTAGCATAGATAGATTTATTGGTTGGATCATAGACATTTGTCCAGCTCAACCCAAGTTTTTTAATGTAATTTTTCCACTTGGCATCTTCCGTGTCCAATGCAATTGCATACACATCCAGTTTATTATTATCTTTATTTTCGTTGTAATATTTTAATAATTTGGGTGTCTCTTCCATACAATGTTCACAGTCCGGATTGTAGAGATACACAATCAGATAATCCGCTTTTTTGGCCAAAAGTTCTTGCTTTTTACCATTAGGATCAGTGGAAATAACATTGGGCGCATTTTTGCCAATCAAACTGGCGGACATTTCACGTGCTCTTTGCTGAATGGCTGCGACGGTAAGCGTATCAGCCCAAAAAGCCCTTTCTCTTGTGAAATAATTTTGAACCATATTTACATACACGCTCTCAGCATCCATTAATGCACATTTGGTAGGTTCAAATTTGATCACTATCCAATTTGCAAAAACTTTAAAATATTCATTTTTGTCCATCACCTTATCCATTAGGTTTTTGGATGCAACAAATACAGAATCATGATTTTGTGGTGTTAACTCTGTAAAATATCTTTTCATTTTATTGCCTATCATGGGAGTACGAAGGAGGCGTCGGTCATTAAAGTTGACATTATCCCAAAATTCCTTTCTGTAGTGTACAAACTGAGCTTCTTTGGATAAATTTTCTTTTACTTTCGGATTTTGTCCGCCATATTTAAAGTTTGCAAAAAGTGATGTTGGATTTTTATTTAAGATTCCTTTCAGATAATTCAGCTTCTGATCTTCAAGGTTTGATCTTTCAGATTTTAGTTTTTCATATTCATCGGTTCCTGCTTTAACAGCTTTCATTTTTTCTGAAATGGCTGTAATTTGGGGATTTATTTTTTGTTCATATTTTGTAACTTCATACATCAGACTATTATCTTCACTTCCATTTATTTCGATAGAATTCGTAATGTCGGTAAAATTTACTTTTATTTCAAATTCCTGATCCTTATCCAGTATAAGTTGAAGTATTTCATTTTCTGAAAATGCGAAATAATAATATCCCTGAGGCAATCCTTTTGCATTTTTATATTGCATAACTCCTTTCGAATAAGTTATGGTGTCAATTACAAAATTTTGATCAGAATAGAATCCGATAATTCGTGCAGTACCTGATTTATTTGGATCTGAAAGGGTAATTTTTATGTCAGTAGGTCCACCCATGATCGGGTTATTCTCCGGGTCTTTTTGTTCGTCATCCTCATTTTCGATAGATATATTTGTCGGAGTATTTGCTCCGGAATTGGGTTTGCAAGCAAATAAAAGCATTGTAGCAAATATAATATATTTGATCATTTTTAAAATTTTAGCTGCAAATATAAGGCATCCGAAGGAATTTTTGTTCATGGTTTTCCGTTTAGGCGTCTGATTTTACTTACTCAATTAGATATTTTAAATTTTGATTAACAAATTATACTGACTATTGAAACTATGCTTTACATATTCAAATCTGAAAGTGTTGTTTTTTAATATATGAAAGATTAAAGTTTTTAAAATAAAATTTTGATAAAATTTATAAATTAAAACTATTAATTATATATTTGTCCCTTCAAACCACCCCATTAAGTGTTTAAGTGTTCAACTTGGGCCCTGACAATGATGATACCTAAAATTTTATTTCAATTGAATAAAAACAGGCATCATGAAAACCCTAAAATTTCTATTATCTATTTTAATCATTCCTTACTTTGGAATTAGTCAGGTAGATGTTACCTTAAAAAAGACATTTACTTCCATCCCTCCCTTATTGTATGGTGATTTTGCATCTTTTGAGATTGAAGTGACTAACAATAGTCTGATAGCTGTAAAAGATATAGAAATTACGGATTATGTACCTTGCGGATTGAATTTTGTGGGTGGTAATATCAGTTGGATTTCCTCGGGAAGTAACAGAGTAGGTATTATTTCAAATACGATTCTTCCGGGAAATAGTTTTACTGCAACCATAAATTTCAGTCTTGAACCGTGTACCCAACCTGATGCATGGACAAATACTGCACAAGTTACCCGTTTTTATGATTTGGCGGATGTAGATATTACAAATCAGGATACTAATATCACAAACAATACAGATACTTCTTTAGCTCCTGTTTTTGATCTTGCTTTAAAGAAAAAGCTTCTTGCTAACCCGGCTTATCAATATGGTGATACTCTAATCTTTAATATAATTGTATTTAATCAGGGAAACCAGATTGTTCAGGAAGTATTACTCAATGAT
The genomic region above belongs to Saprospiraceae bacterium and contains:
- a CDS encoding redoxin domain-containing protein → MIKYIIFATMLLFACKPNSGANTPTNISIENEDDEQKDPENNPIMGGPTDIKITLSDPNKSGTARIIGFYSDQNFVIDTITYSKGVMQYKNAKGLPQGYYYFAFSENEILQLILDKDQEFEIKVNFTDITNSIEINGSEDNSLMYEVTKYEQKINPQITAISEKMKAVKAGTDEYEKLKSERSNLEDQKLNYLKGILNKNPTSLFANFKYGGQNPKVKENLSKEAQFVHYRKEFWDNVNFNDRRLLRTPMIGNKMKRYFTELTPQNHDSVFVASKNLMDKVMDKNEYFKVFANWIVIKFEPTKCALMDAESVYVNMVQNYFTRERAFWADTLTVAAIQQRAREMSASLIGKNAPNVISTDPNGKKQELLAKKADYLIVYLYNPDCEHCMEETPKLLKYYNENKDNNKLDVYAIALDTEDAKWKNYIKKLGLSWTNVYDPTNKSIYAKYFVDITPEIYVINKERKIIGKNLKTFQIQEVINKDKEQKK